The Helicobacter mustelae genome has a segment encoding these proteins:
- a CDS encoding glycosyltransferase family 9 protein: MQIYLGAKTNKKALQNLLQKLGDTPLKFIGTKKSFISYFAMQNIPYILDSRQATLLHSDFVFLPNQQEKILCKKHKILFYDPPSQSLIKFLMKSLRFISLEFLDRLLILFFRKTPTRPQGILVIRTDAIGDYVLFRNFLKPLYEHYGKITLVANIANKDLIESFDMPYIDTFIPLQRKAFLNNPFYHFTFLKKIRQKSYALLINPLFSRDLVSEQIARFAIATQKITCEGDVSNLSSRLESYFNSYYTKILPSNPKILFEFFRNLEFFENLLEKKLDTMLEMQLKNPQDVLEKFNIQTPYAVLFIGASTTYRKWSKESFLEIAEFLSKQGFNIVVCGGMEDKANADFITHNLQHSKAYNLCGATSLCEVAKIVYNGNHLLSNETSCVHIAKAIGHDKIFVVYNGNHFHRFTPYPKGLGGEYYGIYHPIIRKNPNAYAIFSNFLQQSTLNIHEITPKDVKEVILENL; this comes from the coding sequence ATGCAAATTTATCTTGGTGCAAAGACAAATAAAAAAGCCCTGCAAAATTTATTGCAAAAACTTGGCGACACTCCACTAAAATTTATTGGCACAAAAAAATCTTTTATCTCTTATTTTGCTATGCAAAATATTCCCTATATCTTAGATAGCAGACAAGCAACTCTCTTGCATTCTGATTTTGTCTTTTTGCCAAATCAACAAGAAAAAATTCTCTGTAAAAAGCACAAAATTCTTTTTTATGACCCTCCTTCACAATCCCTGATCAAATTTCTTATGAAAAGTTTGCGTTTTATAAGCTTGGAATTTTTGGATCGATTGCTTATCCTATTTTTCCGCAAAACTCCAACACGTCCACAGGGAATTTTGGTCATCAGGACAGATGCTATCGGGGATTATGTGCTATTTCGAAATTTTCTCAAACCCCTTTATGAGCACTATGGCAAGATCACTCTTGTGGCAAATATTGCAAATAAAGACTTGATAGAAAGCTTTGATATGCCATATATTGATACCTTTATCCCCTTACAAAGAAAAGCTTTTCTAAATAACCCCTTCTATCATTTCACTTTTTTGAAAAAAATCCGCCAAAAAAGTTATGCCTTGCTTATCAATCCACTTTTTAGTCGGGATCTTGTTAGCGAACAAATCGCACGGTTTGCAATTGCTACACAAAAAATTACCTGTGAAGGAGATGTTTCCAATCTTTCTTCAAGATTGGAAAGTTATTTCAATTCTTATTACACGAAAATCCTACCTTCAAATCCAAAGATCCTATTTGAATTTTTTAGAAACTTGGAATTTTTTGAAAATCTTTTGGAAAAAAAACTTGATACCATGCTGGAAATGCAGCTCAAAAATCCTCAAGATGTGTTGGAAAAATTCAACATACAAACTCCCTATGCTGTTCTTTTCATCGGTGCATCGACAACGTATCGCAAATGGAGTAAGGAATCTTTCTTGGAAATTGCAGAATTTTTATCAAAACAAGGATTCAATATTGTAGTTTGTGGAGGAATGGAAGATAAAGCCAATGCAGATTTTATCACTCACAATTTACAACATTCCAAAGCCTATAATCTTTGTGGAGCAACTTCACTCTGTGAAGTTGCCAAAATCGTGTACAATGGCAATCACTTGCTTAGCAATGAAACATCTTGTGTCCACATTGCTAAGGCCATTGGACACGACAAGATATTTGTCGTGTACAATGGCAATCACTTCCATAGATTTACCCCCTATCCCAAAGGTCTAGGGGGGGAATACTATGGAATTTACCATCCTATCATCCGAAAAAATCCTAATGCCTATGCCATTTTTTCTAACTTTTTGCAACAAAGTACACTAAATATCCATGAAATCACGCCCAAAGATGTGAAAGAAGTGATTTTGGAGAATCTTTAA
- a CDS encoding glycosyltransferase family 4 protein, with amino-acid sequence MKILHLTTQDSGGAGRATLRLHKALLEQNIHSYIFTLHKTSDLSSVQNVDSSKFQMLTSFVRKGYAQLPSFFYKNRQKDVFSSHFALRNPSLIKKIKALNPDIIHLHWINAGFLHLKDLLALKKPILWSLHDENPYTGGCHYTMGCKNFQTQCQSCPKLGSDSKRDLSYKTFKQKQKIYPKLNLTINGLSTWIAAQAKHSALLKNAPIINLPNPIDTKIFHPIAKKTAREIFGFSQEKILIGFGAKEATSVPRKGYQELIAALSLLENKERYLLVVFGASSGKAIPGLQTHFLGHLFDDVSLTLLYNCLDLYITSSLEENLSNTIMESLACGTPVVAFAIGGNGDMITHKYNGYLAKDVSDLKNGILFVQGRKDLSQNARKSVERFAAPRVAKEYLLMYTKIMGGGRDDSTCALFKPADPIS; translated from the coding sequence ATGAAGATTCTTCACCTCACCACGCAGGATAGTGGGGGCGCGGGAAGGGCTACCCTGCGGCTTCATAAAGCCTTGTTAGAACAAAACATTCACTCTTATATCTTTACTTTACATAAGACTTCTGACCTTTCTAGCGTGCAAAATGTGGATTCTAGCAAATTCCAAATGCTAACATCCTTTGTTCGCAAAGGCTATGCACAGCTTCCTAGTTTTTTTTATAAAAATCGCCAAAAAGATGTATTTTCCTCGCATTTTGCATTGCGCAATCCCTCTTTGATAAAAAAAATCAAAGCCCTAAATCCTGATATCATCCATCTGCACTGGATCAATGCAGGATTTCTCCATCTCAAAGATCTTTTAGCTCTAAAAAAGCCAATTCTATGGAGTCTGCATGATGAAAATCCCTACACTGGGGGCTGCCACTATACAATGGGATGCAAAAATTTTCAGACGCAGTGTCAATCTTGCCCAAAACTTGGCTCAGATTCCAAAAGGGATCTCAGTTACAAAACCTTCAAACAAAAGCAAAAAATCTACCCAAAGCTCAATCTCACAATCAATGGGCTTTCTACCTGGATTGCCGCGCAGGCAAAACATTCCGCCCTGCTGAAAAATGCCCCCATTATCAATTTACCCAATCCCATTGACACAAAAATCTTTCATCCCATTGCAAAAAAAACCGCGCGGGAGATTTTTGGATTTTCTCAAGAAAAAATCCTCATTGGCTTTGGTGCAAAAGAGGCCACCAGCGTCCCAAGAAAGGGATATCAAGAGCTAATTGCCGCTCTTTCTCTCTTGGAAAATAAAGAGCGCTATTTACTAGTAGTTTTTGGTGCAAGCAGCGGGAAGGCCATCCCTGGCTTGCAAACGCATTTCTTAGGCCATCTTTTTGATGATGTGAGCCTCACCCTACTCTATAATTGCCTCGATCTCTACATCACCTCAAGCCTTGAAGAAAATCTCAGCAACACCATCATGGAGTCTCTTGCCTGCGGAACACCTGTGGTAGCCTTTGCCATCGGAGGAAATGGAGATATGATCACTCACAAATATAATGGCTATCTTGCCAAAGATGTTTCTGATCTCAAAAATGGGATTTTATTTGTGCAAGGCCGAAAGGATTTAAGCCAAAATGCCAGAAAAAGCGTGGAGAGATTTGCTGCACCAAGGGTTGCCAAAGAATATCTTTTGATGTATACAAAAATAATGGGGGGGGGGCGAGATGATAGTACTTGTGCGTTGTTCAAACCCGCAGATCCAATATCCTAG
- the ychF gene encoding redox-regulated ATPase YchF, giving the protein MGLSIGIVGLPNVGKSSTFNALTKTQNAQSANYPFCTIEPNKAIVEVPDSRLKNLAKIINPERVLHSMVEFVDIAGLVRGANKGEGLGNQFLANIKETDVILHLVRCFEDENITHVEGSVDPLRDIEVIDLELILADLASLQKRIEKLTRQAKADKDAKSMLDLSLELCKHLEEGNPARTFAQKDHQDFLMLNRELRFLSNKEVIFGANVAEEDLSQDNMHVKNLRQYAQKHGCEMIKLCAKLEEDMVGMEDEEKSEFLESLGSKESGLEQIIRTGFYKLGLISYFTAGIKEVRSWTIRRGDSAPVAAGVIHKDFEKGFIRAETISYEDFVKYGGEAKCKEAGVLRVEGRDYIVQDGDVMHFRFNV; this is encoded by the coding sequence ATGGGATTATCAATTGGAATCGTGGGGCTGCCAAATGTGGGGAAGTCTAGCACCTTTAATGCATTGACAAAGACGCAAAATGCACAATCTGCTAACTATCCCTTTTGCACGATCGAGCCCAACAAAGCTATCGTGGAGGTGCCAGATTCTCGGTTGAAAAATCTTGCTAAGATTATAAATCCAGAGAGGGTGCTGCATTCTATGGTGGAATTTGTGGACATCGCGGGGCTTGTGAGGGGGGCTAATAAGGGCGAGGGTCTGGGTAATCAGTTTTTGGCAAATATCAAAGAAACTGACGTGATTTTGCATTTGGTGCGCTGCTTTGAGGATGAGAATATCACCCATGTGGAGGGGAGCGTCGACCCTCTGCGCGATATTGAGGTCATTGATTTGGAATTGATTTTAGCAGATCTTGCAAGCTTGCAAAAGCGTATTGAAAAACTCACAAGACAGGCCAAAGCAGATAAGGATGCAAAATCCATGCTCGATTTGAGTTTGGAGCTTTGCAAGCATTTAGAAGAGGGAAATCCCGCTAGAACTTTCGCACAAAAAGATCATCAGGATTTTCTTATGCTCAATAGAGAACTGCGATTTTTGAGCAACAAAGAGGTGATTTTTGGGGCAAATGTCGCTGAGGAAGATTTGAGTCAAGACAATATGCATGTGAAAAATCTTAGACAATACGCTCAGAAACATGGTTGTGAGATGATTAAGCTTTGTGCCAAACTTGAAGAAGACATGGTGGGCATGGAGGATGAGGAAAAAAGTGAATTTTTAGAGAGTTTAGGAAGCAAGGAAAGCGGGCTAGAGCAAATCATTCGCACGGGATTTTATAAACTTGGTTTGATTAGCTACTTCACTGCAGGTATCAAAGAGGTGCGCTCCTGGACTATTAGGCGCGGAGATAGCGCGCCAGTGGCTGCTGGTGTGATTCACAAAGATTTTGAAAAAGGCTTCATTCGTGCAGAAACCATTAGCTATGAAGATTTTGTAAAATATGGTGGTGAAGCAAAATGCAAGGAGGCTGGTGTGCTGCGTGTAGAGGGAAGGGACTACATCGTGCAAGATGGCGATGTCATGCATTTTCGCTTCAATGTTTGA